The Spirochaetota bacterium genome has a window encoding:
- the glf gene encoding UDP-galactopyranose mutase, with translation MSNYFDYVVVGAGFAGSVISERIANKLNKRVLIIEKRNHIGGNCYDFRNREGIIVHKYGPHLFHTSFKEVFDYLSNFAEFEMYSHKVLAVVDGKKIPVPFNFNSIEQVFPQELSKRLQRKLLNLFPYGKKIPILELRKVDDNDIKFLADFIYEKVFLGYTTKQWGRKPEEIDPEVTSRVPIFIGRDDRYFYDTHQAVPVEGYTKIFENMILNNQNIKIILNTDFKEVLSFDWDSKKVYLFNQEFKGRVIFTGMIDELFGYKFGFLSYRSLEFNFQTVDTEYFQEVAQVNYPNDYDFTRITEFKHIHSPSRSSRKTTIAYEYPREYKVGMIPYYPLFTKDSREQYEKYKELADKYDNIVIVGRLAEYKYYDMDDIVKRALEVFEEKVK, from the coding sequence ATGTCTAATTACTTTGACTATGTAGTCGTAGGTGCTGGGTTTGCAGGATCAGTAATATCAGAAAGGATAGCAAACAAACTGAATAAGAGAGTCCTTATCATTGAGAAACGCAATCACATAGGTGGGAACTGCTATGACTTTAGAAACAGGGAAGGGATAATAGTTCATAAATATGGACCTCATCTCTTTCACACATCCTTTAAAGAAGTTTTTGATTACCTATCAAATTTTGCTGAATTTGAAATGTATAGTCACAAGGTTCTAGCCGTTGTAGATGGAAAGAAAATACCAGTGCCTTTCAACTTCAACTCAATAGAACAGGTATTTCCTCAAGAACTATCAAAAAGGCTTCAAAGAAAACTACTTAACCTATTTCCCTATGGCAAGAAAATACCTATACTTGAACTTAGAAAAGTAGATGATAACGATATTAAATTCCTAGCAGATTTTATTTATGAAAAAGTGTTTCTAGGATATACAACCAAGCAGTGGGGAAGAAAACCAGAGGAGATAGACCCCGAGGTAACATCAAGAGTTCCTATATTTATAGGTAGAGATGACAGATACTTTTACGACACACACCAGGCAGTTCCAGTAGAAGGATACACAAAGATTTTTGAAAATATGATTCTAAACAATCAAAACATCAAGATTATTTTAAACACTGACTTTAAGGAAGTCTTAAGCTTTGATTGGGATAGCAAAAAGGTATATCTCTTCAATCAAGAGTTCAAGGGCAGAGTGATATTCACAGGTATGATAGACGAACTTTTCGGGTATAAATTTGGTTTTCTATCTTATAGAAGCCTAGAGTTTAATTTCCAAACAGTTGATACTGAGTATTTTCAGGAAGTAGCACAGGTAAACTATCCAAACGATTATGACTTTACACGGATAACAGAGTTTAAGCACATTCATTCCCCCAGTAGGAGTTCTAGGAAAACCACTATCGCCTATGAGTATCCAAGAGAATACAAGGTTGGCATGATACCATATTATCCTCTATTCACTAAAGACTCTAGGGAACAGTATGAGAAATACAAAGAACTAGCAGACAAATATGATAACATTGTCATAGTAGGAAGACTTGCGGAGTATAAGTATTATGATATGGACGATATAGTAAAGAGAGCACTAGAGGTTTTTG
- a CDS encoding efflux RND transporter permease subunit encodes MWSLLKGLLNNIPAVVMIFVAVIVLGIVSLTRLPVDLFPDIEIPVVAVRVDYQGASPEEVEKNVAKLLEGQFLTISGVRSVTTRCFEGFAFFIIRFEFGVNIDLVANDVRERIDFVSRLLPEGSRRPQIFKFDPSSLPIISIAITGLDDLFALKELVDNNIAKRLYQVDGVASISVEGGYDKKVFVELDSKRLNSFAISPSEVVRALSAENQNFPAGFVLDGYRKVNLRFTSQFDDIDDINNTLVGTRGRYAVKVQDVADVSFKEDREDAPIVRINGKEGVVLSINKKSGSSTVLVSEDVREKLEEIKRLFPNLNFEIINDQGEFITFSVNNVRNNAINGAILAVIIVFLFLLRVKDTILIGIAIPFSLIITFAFMYFLNISLNVVSLTGLALGVGLMVDNSIVVLESIYQRLRQGKKLIDAAFEGTKEVGNAILASTITTIVVFVPVVFAQGIASQLFRDLALTVSISVFSSLFVAIFIVPPLASRYWYIIENLDNKIQSINQLAWFSNWIESIRDGIYERALRSFLNLKKTTLVFTVVFIILGILSFVFVGKEFLPIIDTGDINARIELPTGTYKEITSIYAQKISEYLLNDKNVQYFYYVVNSVGTANLGFFAGRGAENTINLVIQLVDKNKRDISSEEFASRFRKFLSSIPGKYTVNVQSGTGFAEGSGGANVDIKIFGENLKELEKISKEIQEVATKVDGIQEVNSSFDEEAPEYTLLFDRTKLGFYGISSAVLGNVIRTSFSGSTASFFRVEGKQYDIVVKLKEDERKYIENVLFKYIPTPVGVVPLVDLISVSNTTSPRMIMRENNNRQVSLRVVGFGVAQSVLVDNLAQAIKKEVFIPPDVIIEYGGSFRDLQDTFRDLLLVFILSFTLVYAVMVTLFRSFKDPFIILFTIPYGVFAVLIIFFILGLKINVISGIGLILLLGIVVNNGIVMVDYMNQLLYDKNYKLREAVVEGAKRRFRPILMTTLTTVIGVLPLSLGIGLSGEVFQPLGLVIAIGLSVSTIFTLFIIPTLFELFNRKRFA; translated from the coding sequence ATGTGGAGTTTGTTAAAGGGACTTTTGAATAACATACCCGCAGTGGTAATGATATTTGTTGCTGTAATCGTGCTAGGAATCGTTTCACTAACAAGATTACCAGTTGATTTATTTCCTGATATTGAGATACCAGTTGTAGCAGTAAGGGTAGATTATCAAGGTGCATCACCAGAAGAAGTTGAGAAGAATGTAGCTAAACTACTTGAAGGTCAGTTTCTTACGATTAGTGGCGTCAGAAGCGTAACAACAAGATGTTTTGAAGGCTTTGCTTTCTTCATAATAAGGTTTGAATTCGGTGTCAATATAGACCTTGTAGCAAATGATGTCAGAGAAAGAATAGACTTCGTATCTAGATTACTTCCTGAAGGTTCAAGAAGACCTCAGATTTTTAAATTTGACCCAAGTAGTCTTCCTATAATAAGCATCGCAATCACAGGTTTGGATGATTTATTTGCATTGAAAGAACTAGTTGATAACAACATAGCAAAGAGGCTTTATCAGGTAGATGGTGTTGCTAGCATCTCAGTTGAAGGTGGATATGACAAAAAAGTTTTTGTTGAACTTGATAGTAAGAGACTTAACTCATTCGCTATATCACCATCAGAAGTGGTAAGAGCACTCTCCGCCGAGAACCAAAATTTCCCCGCTGGTTTCGTTCTTGATGGATACAGAAAAGTTAATTTGAGATTCACTAGTCAGTTTGATGATATTGATGACATTAATAATACTCTTGTAGGTACCAGAGGAAGGTATGCAGTAAAGGTTCAGGATGTCGCAGACGTATCGTTCAAAGAAGATAGAGAGGATGCTCCAATAGTAAGAATAAACGGCAAAGAAGGAGTTGTCTTATCCATAAACAAAAAATCTGGTAGTAGCACGGTTCTAGTGTCAGAGGATGTTAGAGAAAAACTTGAAGAAATAAAAAGACTATTCCCAAATCTAAACTTTGAAATTATAAACGACCAAGGAGAGTTTATCACATTCTCAGTGAATAATGTAAGAAATAATGCTATAAATGGTGCTATACTAGCAGTCATAATTGTATTTTTATTCTTATTGAGGGTCAAAGATACTATACTGATAGGTATAGCAATACCTTTCTCCCTGATAATAACATTTGCTTTTATGTATTTCTTGAATATATCGCTCAATGTAGTATCACTAACAGGATTAGCACTTGGTGTAGGATTGATGGTTGACAACTCAATAGTAGTTCTTGAAAGCATATATCAGAGACTACGACAGGGTAAGAAACTGATTGACGCTGCTTTTGAGGGGACAAAAGAAGTAGGAAATGCAATACTCGCATCAACGATCACAACTATAGTAGTCTTTGTCCCTGTAGTATTCGCTCAAGGAATAGCATCACAACTCTTCAGAGATCTTGCTCTCACCGTAAGTATATCAGTATTTTCTTCACTGTTTGTAGCAATATTTATCGTTCCACCTCTCGCTTCAAGGTACTGGTATATAATAGAAAACCTAGACAACAAAATACAATCTATAAACCAACTAGCATGGTTCTCTAATTGGATTGAAAGTATAAGAGATGGAATATATGAGAGAGCACTGAGGTCATTCTTAAACTTGAAGAAAACAACACTTGTATTCACAGTAGTATTCATAATTCTTGGTATTTTATCATTCGTGTTCGTAGGTAAAGAGTTTTTACCGATTATTGACACTGGAGACATTAATGCTAGAATTGAATTGCCTACAGGAACTTACAAGGAAATAACTTCAATATACGCACAAAAGATTAGTGAATACTTACTGAATGACAAGAATGTCCAATACTTTTACTATGTGGTAAACAGTGTAGGGACTGCAAACCTTGGGTTCTTTGCTGGCAGAGGTGCGGAGAATACAATAAACCTTGTTATACAACTTGTTGATAAGAATAAGAGGGATATATCTTCAGAAGAGTTTGCAAGTAGGTTTAGAAAATTTCTCTCATCAATTCCCGGTAAATATACGGTGAACGTTCAAAGTGGAACTGGTTTTGCGGAGGGATCTGGAGGTGCGAATGTTGATATAAAGATTTTTGGAGAGAACCTTAAAGAACTAGAGAAGATCTCAAAAGAAATACAAGAAGTTGCTACTAAGGTAGACGGCATACAAGAAGTGAATTCTTCTTTTGATGAAGAAGCACCAGAATATACACTTCTGTTTGACAGAACGAAGTTAGGATTTTATGGTATATCAAGCGCAGTTCTTGGAAATGTCATAAGAACAAGTTTCTCAGGTTCAACAGCATCATTCTTCAGAGTTGAAGGCAAACAATACGACATAGTTGTGAAATTAAAGGAAGATGAAAGGAAATATATTGAAAATGTCTTATTTAAATACATTCCAACTCCAGTAGGTGTAGTTCCACTAGTTGACCTTATAAGTGTCTCAAATACAACATCCCCAAGAATGATAATGAGAGAAAATAACAACCGACAAGTATCACTTAGGGTAGTAGGATTTGGAGTAGCACAGAGTGTATTAGTTGATAATCTAGCACAAGCAATAAAGAAAGAAGTATTCATACCGCCTGATGTTATAATAGAATACGGCGGAAGCTTTAGAGACCTTCAAGATACCTTCAGAGACTTATTACTTGTGTTTATTCTCTCTTTCACACTAGTATATGCTGTAATGGTTACACTCTTTAGATCATTCAAAGATCCATTCATAATACTATTCACAATTCCTTACGGAGTCTTTGCAGTTTTGATTATTTTCTTCATTTTAGGCTTGAAAATAAATGTTATCTCTGGTATTGGTTTGATACTACTTCTAGGTATAGTTGTCAATAACGGTATAGTAATGGTTGATTATATGAACCAACTGTTGTATGATAAAAACTACAAGTTAAGAGAAGCAGTTGTAGAAGGTGCAAAAAGAAGGTTCAGACCTATATTGATGACAACTTTGACTACTGTGATAGGTGTCCTACCATTATCTCTAGGAATTGGCTTGAGCGGAGAAGTATTCCAACCTCTTGGTCTTGTAATAGCCATAGGTCTAAGTGTAAGCACTATATTCACTCTGTTTATAATACCTACTCTCTTTGAATTATTCAACAGAAAGAGGTTCGCATAA
- a CDS encoding aspartate kinase, with amino-acid sequence MLIVQKYGGTSVGNVERIKNVARIVSRTKDMGNDVVVVVSAMGDTTDELVSLASQISKSPPKREYDLLLSTGEQISIALLSIALHELGYKSIAFTGAQVGILTTSDYTEAKILDINTSRIIKELKDGKIVIVAGFQGVTENGDITTLGRGGSDTTAVALAAALKADLCEIYTDVRGVFTSDPRIVKDARKLDVINIDEVLELASAGAQVLHPRSVIFSKKYKVPLVVRSSFEDDPGTRIVEDVMEGLVVTGVAVKTDEAKVTVLDVPDVPGIAAKLFSEVAKEKINVNMIVQGTSRNGLSEINFTIPKKDLQILKSVEERIRSSIKCSNILYDDDIAIVSVVGTGMRSHYGVAATVFEVLAGRGINIEMISTSEIKISVVVRRGRAEEAANALHQAFKLSELEIKVE; translated from the coding sequence ATGCTGATAGTTCAGAAATACGGGGGAACTTCTGTTGGGAATGTTGAGAGGATAAAGAATGTAGCAAGGATTGTTTCAAGAACGAAGGATATGGGTAATGATGTTGTAGTTGTCGTTTCTGCTATGGGGGATACTACTGATGAGCTTGTGTCTTTAGCGAGTCAAATTTCAAAATCACCCCCTAAGAGGGAATACGATCTACTTCTTTCAACGGGAGAACAGATTTCAATAGCGCTTTTATCAATAGCACTTCATGAACTTGGTTATAAGTCAATAGCATTTACGGGTGCCCAAGTCGGTATTCTTACTACTTCTGACTATACCGAAGCGAAAATACTTGATATAAATACAAGTAGAATAATTAAGGAGTTAAAAGATGGTAAGATTGTAATAGTTGCGGGATTTCAAGGAGTGACAGAGAACGGTGATATCACTACCTTGGGTAGAGGTGGTTCTGACACAACTGCTGTTGCACTTGCTGCTGCTTTGAAGGCAGACTTGTGTGAGATATATACTGATGTTAGAGGTGTATTTACTTCAGATCCTAGGATTGTTAAGGATGCTAGGAAACTTGATGTTATAAATATTGATGAAGTTCTTGAATTAGCAAGTGCTGGAGCGCAAGTTTTACATCCTAGGTCTGTTATATTTTCAAAGAAATACAAAGTTCCTTTAGTTGTAAGGTCATCCTTTGAGGATGATCCTGGGACGAGGATTGTGGAGGATGTTATGGAAGGATTGGTTGTTACTGGTGTTGCTGTAAAAACAGATGAAGCGAAAGTTACGGTTCTTGATGTTCCGGATGTTCCGGGTATCGCTGCAAAGCTCTTTTCAGAAGTCGCAAAAGAAAAGATAAATGTAAATATGATAGTTCAGGGGACTAGTAGAAATGGGTTAAGTGAGATAAACTTCACCATACCTAAAAAGGATCTCCAGATACTCAAGAGTGTAGAAGAAAGGATAAGATCCTCAATAAAATGTTCAAACATTCTTTATGATGATGATATTGCGATTGTTTCTGTTGTAGGAACGGGGATGAGGAGTCATTATGGTGTTGCTGCGACTGTCTTTGAAGTTTTGGCTGGCAGGGGAATAAATATTGAGATGATTTCAACATCTGAGATAAAGATATCTGTTGTTGTGAGAAGGGGTAGGGCAGAGGAAGCTGCAAACGCACTCCACCAGGCGTTTAAACTATCAGAGTTGGAGATAAAAGTTGAGTAG